One window of Fusobacterium polymorphum genomic DNA carries:
- a CDS encoding HAD family hydrolase: MIAAFFDIDGTIYRNALLIEHFKKLIKYELFDDIQYRLKVEEAYNLWDTRKGDYDDYLLDLTQLYVVAIKGLPVKYNDFISDQVLLLKGNRVYTYTRQMIEWHKKMGHKVFFISGSPSFLVSRMAKKMGVDDFCGSIYEIDEETQTFSGKILKPMWDSIHKQEAIENFIKKYNIDLSKSYAYGDTNGDFSMLSLVGNPRAINPSKELITRIKNDENLKSKTQIIIERKNVIYKLNSDVELIEF, translated from the coding sequence ATGATTGCGGCTTTTTTTGATATAGATGGAACAATATATAGAAATGCCTTACTTATTGAACATTTTAAAAAATTAATAAAGTATGAACTTTTTGATGATATACAATATAGGTTAAAAGTGGAAGAAGCATATAATCTTTGGGACACAAGAAAGGGAGACTATGATGATTATTTACTTGACTTAACTCAATTATATGTAGTTGCAATAAAAGGCTTACCTGTAAAATATAATGACTTTATATCTGATCAAGTTTTGCTTTTAAAAGGGAATAGAGTTTATACATATACAAGACAAATGATAGAATGGCATAAGAAAATGGGGCACAAAGTATTTTTTATATCAGGTAGTCCATCATTTTTAGTTTCAAGAATGGCTAAAAAGATGGGAGTTGATGATTTTTGTGGTTCTATTTATGAAATAGATGAAGAAACTCAAACATTCTCAGGTAAAATATTAAAACCTATGTGGGATTCTATTCATAAACAAGAAGCAATAGAAAATTTTATAAAAAAATATAATATAGATTTATCTAAAAGTTATGCCTATGGAGATACCAACGGAGACTTTTCAATGCTATCTTTAGTTGGTAATCCAAGAGCAATAAATCCTAGTAAAGAATTAATTACTAGAATAAAAAATGATGAAAATTTAAAATCTAAGACGCAAATTATAATTGAAAGAAAGAATGTTATTTACAAATTAAATTCAGATGTTGAATTAATTGAATTTTAA
- a CDS encoding ATP-binding protein, translating into MIKRNLYLEEIKKYINKPIIKVITGMRRSGKSMMLKLIQEELQNIGIVKENIIYMNFESLIFMDIKDFEALYKHIIEKTSDKKGKIYILLDEIQEVKGWEKAINSFLVDLDVDIYITGSNANLLSSELATYIAGRYVEIKIYPLSFQEYIDFVSENNKENSLSLDEYFSQYMNFGGLPGIHIFNYNKEEIYQYLVDVYNSILLRDVIARNNIRDIELLERVVLYIMDNIGNTFSAKSISDFLKNQGRKLSVETIYNYLKALENAFIISKVQRYDIKGKNILETQEKYYLSDLGFRHAKLGYQSNDISGYLENIVFLELLRRKYKVNIGKQDNKEIDFVANLRDENLYLQVTYLLASPETIEREFSPLKSIKDNYPKMVLSMDNLPESNIEGIKRKRIIDFLLER; encoded by the coding sequence ATGATTAAAAGAAATTTATATTTAGAAGAAATTAAAAAATATATTAATAAACCTATTATAAAAGTAATTACAGGTATGCGTAGAAGTGGAAAATCTATGATGTTAAAATTAATTCAAGAAGAATTACAAAATATAGGAATAGTTAAAGAGAATATTATTTATATGAATTTTGAGTCTCTTATTTTTATGGATATAAAAGATTTTGAGGCATTATATAAACATATTATTGAAAAAACTTCTGATAAAAAAGGAAAAATTTACATTTTATTAGATGAAATTCAAGAGGTAAAAGGTTGGGAGAAAGCAATCAATTCCTTTTTAGTTGATTTAGATGTTGATATTTATATTACAGGTTCAAATGCAAATTTATTATCTTCTGAGCTTGCTACCTATATAGCAGGAAGATATGTAGAAATAAAGATTTATCCACTTTCATTTCAAGAATATATAGATTTTGTTTCTGAAAATAATAAAGAAAATTCTTTATCCTTAGATGAATATTTTAGTCAATATATGAATTTTGGTGGCTTACCAGGCATACATATTTTTAATTATAATAAAGAAGAAATTTACCAATATCTTGTAGATGTATATAATTCTATTTTATTAAGGGATGTTATTGCAAGGAATAATATTCGTGACATTGAACTTTTAGAAAGGGTTGTTCTATATATTATGGATAATATTGGGAATACTTTTTCTGCAAAAAGTATTTCAGATTTTCTAAAAAATCAAGGAAGAAAACTTAGTGTTGAAACTATTTACAATTATTTAAAAGCTTTAGAAAATGCTTTTATTATTAGTAAAGTACAAAGATATGATATCAAAGGAAAAAATATTTTAGAAACACAAGAAAAATATTATTTAAGTGATTTAGGTTTTAGACATGCTAAATTAGGATATCAAAGTAATGATATTTCTGGTTATTTAGAAAATATAGTATTTTTAGAACTTTTAAGAAGAAAATATAAGGTAAATATCGGAAAGCAAGATAATAAGGAAATAGATTTTGTTGCTAATTTAAGAGATGAGAATTTATATTTACAGGTTACTTATTTATTAGCAAGTCCAGAAACTATTGAAAGAGAATTTTCTCCATTAAAATCTATAAAGGATAATTATCCTAAAATGGTCCTTTCTATGGATAATTTACCTGAAAGTAATATAGAAGGAATTAAGAGAAAACGAATCATTGATTTTTTATTAGAAAGATAA
- a CDS encoding Rrf2 family transcriptional regulator: MKIKNEVRYALQIIYYLTLNRDKDIISSNEISAEEDIPRLFCLRIIKKLEKAGVVKIFRGAKGGYVLTRDPKRLTFRDIIEIIDDDIVLQPCIDSSTICSTRGADCTIRHALKKIQDDLLDDFDKINFYDLVENNASLQI, encoded by the coding sequence ATGAAAATAAAAAATGAAGTTAGATATGCTTTACAAATTATTTATTATCTTACTTTAAATAGAGATAAGGATATTATTTCATCAAATGAAATATCTGCTGAAGAAGATATCCCAAGGTTATTCTGCTTACGTATAATTAAAAAATTGGAAAAAGCAGGAGTTGTTAAAATATTTAGAGGTGCAAAAGGTGGCTATGTTCTAACAAGAGATCCTAAAAGACTTACTTTTAGAGATATTATAGAAATTATAGATGATGATATAGTACTACAACCTTGTATAGATAGTTCAACTATTTGCTCTACTAGAGGTGCAGATTGTACTATAAGACATGCATTGAAAAAAATTCAAGATGACTTATTAGATGATTTTGATAAAATCAATTTTTATGATTTAGTTGAAAATAATGCTAGTTTACAAATTTAA